The Citrifermentans bemidjiense Bem genome window below encodes:
- a CDS encoding response regulator: MTRASRILIVDDEPINLRLVSVSLGNDYEVVTALNGHEAISRLKEQQIDLILLDVMMPDISGFDVCKIIQANPDFVDIPVIFLTAMDTPQGARQGLAVGAIDYLTKPVDLELLKLRVRNLVSLKQRTDLVREQRDLLARQKEELEAALARVRQLEGIIPICMFCKKIKDDQESWRQLEDYVSQHSEVMFSHSACPECFEKEMNSIKEELSALGLPPDPGSKPAPP; encoded by the coding sequence ATGACTAGAGCATCGAGGATACTGATAGTGGATGACGAGCCGATCAACCTGCGGCTGGTATCGGTCTCTCTGGGCAACGACTACGAGGTGGTGACCGCGCTCAACGGGCACGAGGCTATCAGCAGGCTGAAGGAACAGCAGATCGACCTGATCCTGCTGGACGTGATGATGCCCGACATCAGCGGTTTCGACGTCTGCAAGATCATACAGGCCAATCCCGACTTCGTAGACATTCCGGTCATCTTCCTGACCGCCATGGACACCCCCCAGGGGGCGCGCCAGGGGCTCGCGGTCGGGGCCATCGACTACCTCACCAAGCCGGTCGACCTGGAGCTTTTGAAGCTGCGGGTCCGCAACCTGGTCTCGCTCAAACAGCGCACCGACCTGGTGCGGGAGCAGCGCGACCTGCTGGCACGGCAGAAGGAGGAACTGGAGGCCGCGCTGGCACGGGTGAGACAGCTGGAAGGGATCATCCCCATCTGCATGTTCTGCAAGAAGATCAAGGACGACCAGGAGAGCTGGCGGCAACTGGAGGACTACGTAAGCCAGCACTCGGAGGTGATGTTCAGCCACAGCGCCTGTCCTGAATGCTTTGAAAAAGAGATGAACTCTATCAAGGAGGAACTGTCAGCGTTAGGCCTCCCCCCGGATCCCGGGTCTAAGCCTGCGCCCCCCTAG
- a CDS encoding YtxH domain-containing protein, with protein MKRLMTDVMMLVGGGVVGAGLGLMFAPYSGAKSRKKMARMGKMMGNKSDRMMRDLSGRMSDLADTMESMSGKATKLMRIS; from the coding sequence ATGAAAAGGTTGATGACAGATGTCATGATGCTGGTCGGTGGCGGGGTAGTAGGCGCTGGCTTGGGCCTGATGTTCGCCCCTTATTCGGGTGCCAAGAGCCGCAAAAAAATGGCGCGCATGGGCAAGATGATGGGCAATAAGAGCGACAGGATGATGCGGGATCTCTCCGGTAGGATGTCCGATCTGGCTGACACCATGGAGAGCATGAGCGGGAAGGCGACCAAACTGATGCGCATTAGTTAG
- a CDS encoding hybrid sensor histidine kinase/response regulator, protein MVLVTAATIHLVLFRYLKAIDGARVASENAASRLNLALKAGGFGIWDWDIVRDLLVWDDGMLQIYGIDQSAFNGCLESWKEAIHPEDRERALAATQAALRGETEYDLSFRVLRPDGEIRYIKADGTVIRNGEGAAVRFMGLNADVTEQKIILDSVIRERNKAQLYLDIAGVMFAAIDREGIIRLINKKGGQILGYPEDELIGRNWFEVCLPPTAVGVVKDVFAKQMAGEIESVEFFENPILTRSGEERMIAFHNTLLHEEGGAISGVLFSGEDITERKRAEASLEKAAGEWQAAMDASGDAIYLLDLDRRVLRANKAFYEMTGRSPESSIGMHIAEIIHPGHSAPCVLCDAQTALIDFVTVLEAGHPDNHQGCPVEVSLKMVRDGNGKPVSMLVTRHDLSFDRKTQETLRESEERYRQLVEHSQDIIFITSGGKIVFVNDAGVRILGAASANDILSRRLLDFVHPDSKALVQEHMEMAATQMGRLPVTEVKYQRLDGSTFYGEVTATSIMHQGNPAIHVFVRDITNRKNLEEQLRHSQKLEAVGHLAGGIAHDFNNLLTVIGGYASLLEMKMEPGDPKAEMVDQIVASTDRAANLTRSLLAFSRKQEMHADDCSLNEIVQGVGKFLRRIIGEDITLSTTLGPEPLTVFADKGQIEQVIINLATNARDAMENGGAFSISTGLTVFDGRFIQSRGFGKPGKFAVVKVSDTGKGIDKGVRGKIFEPFFTTKEFGKGTGLGLSIVYGIVKQHKGYIDVDGHPGKGTTFSIYLPLSGNPLPKGRGKETFDAIKRGSETILIAEDEAHVRELVDSVLQQFGYRTMLAVDGRDAVEKFRRHRESIDLVFTDLIMPGKSGMELHTEIKAMRPDVKVLFTSGYMADVMEKHGNVDEHYDILMKPIAPAELARKVREMLDA, encoded by the coding sequence GTGGTTCTCGTTACGGCAGCCACGATCCACCTCGTCCTTTTCCGTTATCTGAAAGCGATCGACGGCGCACGTGTCGCCTCGGAAAATGCTGCCAGTCGCCTCAACCTTGCGCTGAAAGCCGGAGGGTTCGGCATCTGGGACTGGGACATCGTCCGTGACCTGCTGGTGTGGGACGACGGCATGTTGCAGATCTACGGTATAGACCAGAGCGCGTTCAATGGGTGCTTGGAGAGCTGGAAGGAGGCGATCCACCCCGAGGACCGTGAACGGGCCCTGGCGGCCACGCAGGCGGCGCTGCGCGGGGAGACGGAATATGATCTCTCGTTCAGGGTGCTGCGCCCAGACGGGGAGATTCGGTACATAAAGGCCGACGGCACCGTGATACGCAATGGCGAAGGTGCTGCGGTGAGGTTCATGGGGCTGAACGCCGATGTGACCGAGCAGAAGATTATCCTCGACAGCGTCATACGCGAGAGGAACAAGGCCCAGCTATACCTTGACATCGCAGGCGTCATGTTCGCCGCGATCGACAGGGAGGGGATCATCAGGCTGATCAACAAGAAGGGGGGGCAGATCCTGGGCTATCCGGAGGACGAACTGATCGGGCGTAACTGGTTCGAGGTCTGTCTTCCTCCGACGGCGGTCGGCGTCGTCAAGGACGTCTTCGCCAAGCAGATGGCGGGGGAGATCGAGTCGGTCGAGTTTTTCGAAAACCCGATTCTCACTCGAAGCGGCGAGGAGAGGATGATCGCATTCCACAACACGCTTTTGCATGAGGAGGGCGGTGCGATATCCGGCGTCCTTTTTTCAGGCGAGGACATAACTGAGCGTAAGCGGGCGGAGGCGTCGCTTGAGAAGGCGGCCGGCGAATGGCAGGCGGCGATGGACGCCTCGGGCGACGCCATCTACCTCCTCGATCTCGACCGGAGGGTACTGCGGGCGAACAAGGCATTCTACGAGATGACCGGGAGGAGCCCGGAAAGCTCGATAGGGATGCACATAGCGGAGATCATCCACCCCGGCCACTCGGCCCCGTGCGTCCTTTGCGACGCCCAGACTGCCCTCATCGACTTCGTCACAGTCCTCGAGGCGGGTCACCCCGACAACCACCAGGGATGCCCGGTGGAGGTGAGCCTCAAGATGGTGCGCGACGGCAACGGCAAGCCGGTGAGCATGCTCGTCACGCGCCACGACCTCTCCTTCGATCGCAAAACCCAGGAGACCCTCAGGGAGAGCGAGGAGCGCTACCGCCAACTGGTCGAGCATTCCCAGGACATCATCTTCATCACAAGCGGCGGGAAGATCGTCTTTGTGAACGACGCGGGGGTCCGTATCCTGGGCGCTGCGAGCGCGAACGATATCCTCTCCCGCAGGCTGCTCGATTTCGTCCACCCCGATTCGAAGGCGCTGGTGCAGGAGCACATGGAGATGGCGGCCACCCAGATGGGGCGCCTGCCGGTAACCGAGGTGAAGTACCAGCGCCTCGACGGGAGCACCTTTTACGGCGAGGTCACCGCCACCTCGATCATGCACCAGGGAAACCCGGCGATCCACGTCTTTGTGCGCGACATCACCAACAGGAAGAACCTCGAGGAGCAGCTGCGCCATTCGCAGAAACTGGAGGCCGTTGGGCATTTGGCCGGAGGAATCGCCCACGATTTCAACAACCTTCTTACCGTCATAGGAGGTTACGCCTCGCTGCTCGAGATGAAGATGGAGCCGGGGGACCCCAAGGCGGAGATGGTCGACCAGATCGTCGCCTCCACGGACCGCGCCGCCAACCTCACCCGCAGCCTGCTTGCCTTCAGCCGGAAGCAGGAGATGCACGCAGACGACTGCAGCCTCAACGAGATCGTCCAGGGGGTCGGGAAGTTCCTGAGGAGGATCATCGGTGAGGATATCACGCTGAGCACCACCCTTGGCCCCGAACCGCTCACCGTCTTCGCCGACAAGGGGCAGATCGAGCAGGTGATCATCAATCTCGCGACCAACGCCCGGGACGCCATGGAAAACGGGGGCGCCTTCTCCATCTCGACCGGGCTAACCGTTTTTGACGGCAGGTTTATCCAGTCCCGCGGGTTCGGAAAGCCCGGGAAGTTCGCCGTCGTCAAGGTCTCCGATACCGGCAAGGGGATCGACAAGGGGGTGCGGGGCAAGATCTTCGAGCCCTTCTTCACCACGAAGGAATTCGGGAAGGGGACCGGGCTCGGGCTTTCCATCGTCTACGGCATCGTGAAGCAGCACAAGGGGTACATCGACGTCGACGGCCATCCGGGGAAAGGGACCACTTTCAGCATCTACCTCCCCCTCTCCGGAAACCCTCTTCCAAAGGGCAGGGGGAAGGAGACGTTCGACGCCATCAAAAGGGGGAGCGAGACCATCCTCATCGCCGAGGACGAGGCGCACGTCCGTGAACTGGTGGACTCGGTGCTGCAGCAGTTCGGCTACCGGACCATGCTCGCCGTCGACGGCAGGGATGCGGTGGAGAAGTTCAGGAGGCACCGGGAGAGCATCGACCTCGTCTTCACCGACCTCATCATGCCGGGAAAAAGCGGCATGGAGCTCCACACCGAGATCAAGGCGATGAGGCCCGACGTCAAGGTGCTCTTCACCAGCGGCTACATGGCTGACGTCATGGAAAAACACGGCAACGTCGACGAGCATTACGACATCCTGATGAAGCCGATCGCTCCCGCGGAGCTCGCCCGCAAGGTGCGCGAGATGCTCGACGCCTGA
- a CDS encoding ATP-binding protein: protein MKPLKFHLLFCLTMLAALLIPTTPRCEQSQHKKILVINSYHAGYTGSDGIVAGFSETLKRTFPAAEITIEYLDSKNYSGPEYDRRVLDTLHFKYKKKPFDLIFTSDDYAFNVVEKHRDELFGNPPVVFCGTNDFDAERIRNRLDFAGIDESPSFGDTLELIFRLHPDSKRVVVIHDDSITGTLNSASFKEAASPFRSRAEFIYREGKRLEELIREVQQIPPDSVIVYFASFVPDAKGARISSVEALRRISDASRAPVYGGWEFNLGYGIVGGRLVNLRRHGVAAADLAVDVLKGKRIQSRLQPSPNQYMFDYTEMQRFNIPVSKLPADSIVINQPQTFLSRYGFRMMVLLSASLFLLLLLALAKLVISRNEARASEARYRGMIEAFDGLMYICSPDRHLEFMNERLIERTGRDGTGGICHQVLHDLPAPCPWCHGVESFEGKSVQWEWNSPEDGRWYQVFNTTVENAYGTSSKLAMITDVTERKEAEEALRQAMDAAERANRAKSEFLSNMSHEIRTPMNGVIGMTQLLELTELNAEQREYVSSLKSCGKNLLTLINDILDISKIEAGMMTLESEQFSLLQSIRDVVMTQNPAAREKALRLQVEVAPDVPDAVLGDQLRFKQILLNLLGNAVKFTEKGGVTITVTLLEQPVAPPLFQMAVRDTGVGIAAEALEEIFKPFVQVDGSTTRKYGGTGLGLSISRRLAEMMGGSISIESTPGVGSCFTLTLPLSPAPDGSKPVESPRQEGPALWGGRYLRLLLVENDQTNIMFAASLFKKLGMETTVAENGRECLAQLEQGDYDVVLMDIQMPVMSGDEALRQIREKEQGTSIHQPVIALTAYSLNDDKRRFREEGFDGYLSKPLETGELIQELQRVLYAVEVSHD, encoded by the coding sequence ATGAAACCGCTCAAGTTCCATCTGCTGTTCTGCCTGACGATGCTGGCAGCGCTACTCATCCCGACGACGCCGCGCTGCGAACAGTCGCAGCACAAGAAGATCCTGGTTATCAACTCCTATCACGCAGGGTACACGGGGTCCGACGGCATCGTCGCCGGCTTCAGCGAGACCCTGAAAAGAACCTTCCCCGCCGCGGAAATCACCATCGAGTACCTCGACTCCAAGAACTACAGCGGCCCCGAATACGACCGCCGCGTGCTGGATACCCTCCACTTCAAGTACAAAAAGAAGCCGTTCGACCTCATCTTCACCAGCGACGACTATGCCTTCAACGTCGTGGAAAAACACCGTGACGAGCTCTTCGGCAACCCCCCCGTGGTCTTTTGCGGGACCAACGACTTCGACGCCGAGCGCATCAGGAACCGCCTGGACTTTGCCGGGATAGACGAGAGCCCGAGCTTCGGGGACACGCTGGAACTGATCTTCAGGCTCCACCCCGACAGCAAGCGGGTGGTGGTCATCCACGACGACTCCATCACCGGAACCCTCAACAGTGCGAGCTTCAAGGAAGCAGCAAGCCCCTTCCGGTCGCGCGCCGAATTCATTTACCGCGAAGGGAAGAGGCTCGAAGAGCTGATCCGCGAGGTGCAGCAGATCCCCCCCGACAGCGTGATCGTCTACTTCGCCTCCTTCGTACCGGACGCCAAAGGGGCGCGCATCTCCAGCGTGGAGGCGCTGCGGCGCATCTCCGACGCGAGCCGCGCCCCGGTTTACGGGGGGTGGGAATTCAACCTGGGTTACGGGATCGTCGGGGGGCGGCTGGTCAACCTGCGCCGGCACGGAGTGGCTGCCGCGGACCTCGCTGTCGACGTCTTAAAGGGGAAGCGCATCCAGTCGCGCCTGCAGCCAAGCCCCAACCAGTACATGTTCGACTACACCGAGATGCAGCGGTTCAACATCCCGGTCTCGAAACTGCCGGCGGACAGCATCGTCATCAACCAGCCGCAGACCTTCCTCTCGCGCTACGGCTTCAGGATGATGGTGCTCCTTTCGGCCAGCCTGTTCCTGCTGCTGCTCTTGGCCCTCGCCAAGCTGGTGATCAGCCGCAACGAGGCGCGGGCCAGCGAGGCGCGCTACCGCGGCATGATCGAGGCGTTCGACGGCTTGATGTACATCTGCTCCCCAGATCGCCACTTGGAGTTTATGAACGAGCGCCTGATCGAAAGGACCGGACGCGACGGGACCGGCGGCATCTGCCACCAGGTGCTCCACGACCTTCCCGCCCCCTGCCCGTGGTGCCACGGCGTGGAAAGCTTCGAAGGCAAGAGCGTGCAGTGGGAGTGGAACAGCCCCGAGGATGGCCGCTGGTACCAGGTCTTCAACACCACCGTGGAGAACGCCTACGGCACCAGTTCCAAGCTGGCCATGATCACCGACGTGACCGAGCGCAAGGAAGCGGAGGAGGCCCTGCGCCAGGCGATGGACGCGGCCGAGAGGGCCAACCGCGCCAAGAGCGAGTTTCTCTCCAACATGAGCCACGAGATCCGCACCCCCATGAACGGGGTGATCGGCATGACGCAGCTGCTGGAACTGACAGAGTTGAACGCGGAGCAGCGCGAATACGTCAGCTCCCTGAAGAGCTGCGGCAAGAACCTGCTGACCTTGATCAACGACATACTCGACATCTCCAAGATCGAGGCGGGGATGATGACCCTGGAGTCCGAGCAGTTCAGCCTGCTGCAAAGCATCAGGGACGTGGTGATGACCCAGAACCCGGCCGCCAGGGAAAAGGCTCTTCGGCTCCAGGTCGAAGTGGCGCCGGATGTCCCCGATGCGGTACTGGGCGACCAGCTCCGGTTCAAGCAGATCCTACTCAACCTTTTGGGGAACGCCGTCAAGTTCACCGAAAAAGGCGGGGTCACCATCACCGTCACGCTGCTGGAGCAGCCCGTGGCCCCTCCCCTGTTCCAAATGGCGGTGCGTGACACCGGCGTCGGGATAGCGGCCGAGGCGCTGGAGGAGATCTTCAAGCCCTTCGTCCAGGTAGACGGCTCCACCACAAGGAAGTACGGCGGGACCGGGCTCGGGCTCAGCATCAGCCGGCGCCTCGCCGAGATGATGGGGGGAAGCATCTCCATCGAGAGCACGCCGGGAGTCGGCAGCTGCTTCACCCTGACCCTTCCCCTGAGCCCCGCCCCCGACGGGAGCAAACCTGTCGAGTCGCCGCGCCAGGAAGGCCCCGCTCTTTGGGGAGGGCGTTACCTGCGGCTTTTGCTGGTGGAGAACGACCAGACCAACATCATGTTCGCCGCGTCCCTGTTCAAAAAGCTCGGCATGGAGACCACGGTGGCGGAGAACGGCAGGGAATGCCTGGCCCAGCTGGAGCAGGGGGATTACGACGTAGTGCTGATGGACATACAGATGCCGGTGATGAGCGGGGACGAAGCGCTTAGGCAGATCCGGGAGAAGGAGCAGGGGACCTCGATCCACCAGCCGGTGATCGCCCTCACCGCCTACTCGCTAAACGACGACAAGAGACGCTTCAGGGAGGAGGGGTTTGACGGCTACCTCTCCAAGCCGCTGGAGACCGGCGAGCTGATCCAGGAATTGCAGCGGGTCCTGTACGCCGTGGAGGTGAGTCATGACTAG
- a CDS encoding aminotransferase-like domain-containing protein has product MASETATDCRPLYEKVGGEIVALIEGGTFRAGERLPSIRQLSSKLSVSINTVMQAYAVLEDRRVIQARPQSGYYVCPRAPEITAHPVSCGQGFRATAVTFSDLCQLVIRNMMEPAMVPLGSAVPNPQHLPFEKLNRIMSAELRRFGSQSVSYMMPPGSERLRTQIAKRSLLSGISVTPDEVLVTAGCVEAVQLALRATCRAGDTIAVESPFYFNFLQLIAEMGLKALEIPSTPREGISIEALRYAIENNKISACLVIPNFSNPLGSLMPDDRKRELVQLLEGHGIPLIEDDIYGDLTFGQQRPVAAKSFDKKGLVIYCSSFSKTLAPGYRVGWAIGGRFQDEMERLKMMTNLAVASPTQLALAEFLANGGYDHHLRAIRRIYAKNLSQMSEAVARYFPEGTRMTRPTGSFMLWVEMPQGVDSVKLFHRALEHRIGITPGAIFSLSDKYRNYIRLSSAYWDDKSERGVETLGMLAKEILKS; this is encoded by the coding sequence ATGGCTTCGGAAACGGCAACAGACTGCAGGCCGCTGTATGAGAAGGTAGGGGGCGAGATAGTCGCGCTCATCGAAGGTGGCACCTTCCGGGCTGGGGAACGGCTCCCCTCGATCAGGCAGCTCAGCTCAAAACTGAGCGTCAGCATCAACACGGTGATGCAGGCGTACGCGGTCCTGGAGGACCGCCGGGTGATCCAGGCGCGCCCCCAGTCGGGGTACTACGTCTGCCCCCGCGCACCGGAAATAACCGCTCATCCCGTCTCCTGCGGGCAAGGTTTTCGCGCCACCGCCGTCACCTTCAGCGATCTCTGCCAATTGGTGATCCGCAATATGATGGAACCGGCAATGGTCCCTCTGGGAAGTGCGGTTCCCAATCCGCAGCACCTGCCGTTCGAGAAGCTGAACCGGATCATGTCCGCCGAACTGAGGCGCTTCGGCTCCCAGAGCGTTTCCTACATGATGCCGCCGGGGAGCGAACGGCTTCGGACCCAGATCGCCAAGCGCTCGCTTCTTTCCGGGATCAGCGTCACCCCGGACGAAGTGCTGGTGACTGCCGGCTGTGTGGAGGCTGTTCAGCTCGCCTTGCGCGCAACCTGTCGCGCCGGCGATACCATCGCCGTCGAATCCCCCTTCTACTTTAACTTCCTGCAACTCATCGCGGAAATGGGACTGAAAGCGCTGGAAATTCCCTCCACCCCGAGGGAAGGGATATCGATAGAGGCGCTTCGCTATGCCATCGAGAACAACAAGATCAGCGCCTGCCTGGTGATTCCCAACTTCAGCAACCCGCTGGGGAGTCTGATGCCGGACGACAGGAAGCGCGAACTGGTTCAGCTCCTGGAAGGCCACGGCATCCCCCTTATCGAGGACGACATCTACGGCGATCTCACCTTCGGCCAGCAGCGTCCGGTCGCGGCCAAATCGTTCGACAAGAAGGGGCTGGTCATCTACTGCTCTTCCTTCTCCAAGACCCTGGCTCCCGGCTATCGGGTCGGGTGGGCAATCGGAGGGCGTTTCCAGGACGAGATGGAGCGGCTGAAGATGATGACCAACCTTGCCGTCGCCTCACCGACCCAGCTTGCCCTGGCGGAGTTTCTCGCCAATGGCGGGTACGACCACCACCTGCGCGCCATCAGGCGCATCTATGCCAAGAACCTGTCCCAGATGTCGGAGGCGGTGGCGCGGTATTTCCCGGAAGGGACGCGGATGACGCGCCCCACAGGGAGCTTCATGCTGTGGGTGGAGATGCCGCAGGGGGTAGACTCGGTGAAGTTGTTTCACCGGGCATTGGAGCATCGCATCGGCATCACGCCGGGAGCCATATTCTCTCTCTCGGACAAGTACCGGAACTATATACGTCTTTCATCGGCGTATTGGGATGACAAGTCGGAACGGGGAGTAGAGACCTTAGGTATGCTGGCCAAGGAGATACTGAAGTCCTGA
- a CDS encoding glycosyltransferase, giving the protein MTTLNHIPAVSILMPVRNEERFLPAALRSLAAQTFPDCELVAVDDGSTDDTPGVLAEAAASDPRIRVLHCGEGLVPALNQGLKACRAPLIARMDGDDIAHPQRLAAQVAFLAAHPGTGLVACSFKHFPRQQVGTGMNGYEQWQNRLISHDEITADLFVESPFVHPSVMYRRSDVEQLGGYRDQGWPEDYDLWLRLAAAQVKFARLPETLFFWRERPERTTRTNPAYAPDAFRRCKLHHLMNGFLKGESEVILAGAGLEGRAWYRLLREKGIRVSAWLDVDPRKIGRELHGAPVLATGQVRPSGVKLLMTVGARGARALVRASSAQAGFVEGIDAVCVA; this is encoded by the coding sequence ATGACCACGCTGAATCACATTCCGGCTGTCTCCATCCTGATGCCGGTGAGAAACGAGGAACGGTTCCTGCCGGCGGCGCTTCGTTCGCTTGCGGCACAGACCTTCCCCGATTGCGAGCTGGTGGCGGTGGATGACGGCTCGACCGACGACACACCCGGCGTCCTCGCCGAGGCGGCGGCAAGCGACCCGCGCATCCGGGTGCTTCACTGCGGCGAGGGGCTGGTCCCCGCCTTGAACCAGGGGCTCAAAGCATGCCGGGCTCCGCTTATCGCCAGGATGGACGGCGACGATATCGCGCATCCCCAAAGACTCGCGGCGCAGGTGGCGTTCCTTGCCGCCCACCCCGGGACAGGGCTCGTTGCCTGCTCGTTCAAGCATTTCCCCCGGCAGCAGGTCGGCACCGGTATGAACGGGTACGAGCAGTGGCAGAACCGGCTCATCTCCCACGACGAGATAACCGCAGACCTCTTCGTCGAGTCCCCTTTCGTGCACCCGAGCGTGATGTACCGCAGGTCGGATGTAGAGCAGCTGGGCGGCTACCGCGACCAGGGATGGCCGGAAGACTACGACCTGTGGCTCAGACTTGCCGCCGCGCAAGTGAAGTTCGCAAGGCTTCCAGAGACTCTGTTCTTCTGGAGAGAGCGCCCCGAACGGACCACGCGCACCAATCCTGCCTATGCCCCCGACGCGTTTCGCCGTTGCAAGCTGCACCACCTGATGAACGGATTTCTGAAAGGGGAAAGCGAGGTCATTCTAGCCGGAGCGGGCCTGGAGGGGCGGGCGTGGTATCGCCTGCTGCGCGAGAAGGGGATCAGGGTCTCCGCCTGGCTGGACGTCGACCCCCGGAAGATCGGGCGGGAGCTGCACGGTGCCCCGGTACTTGCCACCGGCCAGGTGAGGCCATCCGGGGTGAAGCTGCTGATGACGGTGGGCGCCCGGGGGGCTCGGGCGCTGGTGCGGGCGTCCTCCGCGCAGGCGGGGTTCGTCGAAGGAATCGACGCCGTCTGCGTGGCTTGA
- a CDS encoding methyl-accepting chemotaxis protein — protein sequence MNFSGMRLSVRLGIAFAVILVLMTVVGGYAINRMQVFDEKIGLMIEDKWPKTVMLNEAKSQANVIARAMRNMILNEDPVEVQKEKKRIEEARAAIGKLFEELKKIVSSENGKKLFATVVENRAQYVESQKMVIGLIESGNKAQASKELMTSVRKTQTAYFTAIDKMLEHQQKELEHVGKESDDLIRQSRLVVIGLLIAAVVLSALLAVIIVRSITVPVQELIAANDRLADKDLTVSITLTGSDELGRLAESSRKMVESLRGILGQVSDSSTQIAAASSQLQSTAVQIATGAEEVASQTGSVATASEEMAATSGDIAQNCVLAAETSRQSSDSANEGGAVVQETIAGMARIAERVKDSARTVESLGERSEQIGDIIETIQDIADQTNLLALNAAIEAARAGEQGRGFAVVADEVRALAERTTKATKEIGAMIKAIQDETKAAVSAMEEGVAEVEKGTEFSQRSGEALQTILKQIGEVSTQINQIATAAEEQTATTGEITTNVQQVTEVVQQTASGAAETAAAASQLASNAKVLEGLVRQFRL from the coding sequence ATGAACTTTTCCGGCATGAGACTCAGTGTCAGACTTGGAATCGCATTCGCTGTAATACTAGTGCTTATGACAGTAGTCGGCGGGTACGCCATAAACAGGATGCAAGTTTTCGACGAGAAGATCGGATTGATGATCGAGGACAAGTGGCCCAAAACGGTGATGCTGAACGAGGCCAAGAGCCAGGCCAACGTCATCGCCCGGGCGATGAGGAACATGATCCTGAACGAGGACCCAGTGGAGGTCCAGAAGGAAAAAAAACGCATAGAGGAAGCCCGCGCGGCGATAGGCAAACTGTTTGAGGAACTCAAGAAGATAGTCAGCAGCGAAAACGGCAAGAAGCTGTTCGCAACCGTGGTGGAGAATCGTGCTCAGTACGTAGAGTCGCAGAAGATGGTGATCGGGCTCATCGAGTCGGGGAACAAGGCGCAGGCGAGCAAGGAGTTGATGACCTCGGTGCGCAAGACCCAGACGGCGTACTTCACGGCCATAGACAAGATGCTCGAGCACCAGCAAAAGGAACTGGAACATGTCGGCAAGGAATCCGATGACTTGATCCGGCAGTCGCGTCTGGTCGTGATCGGACTCCTCATAGCCGCCGTCGTGCTGTCGGCGCTGCTGGCCGTCATAATAGTGCGGAGCATCACGGTTCCGGTGCAGGAACTCATCGCCGCGAACGACCGCCTGGCGGACAAGGACCTCACCGTATCCATCACGTTGACCGGCAGCGACGAACTGGGCCGTCTGGCTGAGTCTTCCCGCAAGATGGTGGAAAGCCTGCGGGGGATACTGGGGCAGGTCTCAGACAGTTCCACCCAGATCGCCGCGGCGTCGAGCCAGCTGCAGTCGACCGCCGTGCAGATAGCGACCGGCGCCGAAGAGGTGGCCTCCCAGACCGGCTCGGTGGCGACCGCCAGCGAGGAGATGGCCGCAACCAGCGGCGACATCGCCCAAAACTGCGTGCTGGCTGCCGAGACCTCGCGCCAAAGCAGCGATTCCGCCAACGAGGGGGGCGCCGTGGTCCAGGAGACCATTGCCGGAATGGCGAGGATCGCGGAACGGGTGAAAGACAGCGCCCGCACCGTGGAAAGCCTGGGCGAGAGGTCGGAGCAGATAGGCGACATCATCGAGACCATCCAGGACATCGCCGACCAGACCAACCTCCTGGCCTTGAACGCCGCCATCGAGGCGGCCCGCGCCGGCGAGCAGGGACGGGGCTTCGCCGTAGTCGCCGATGAAGTTCGCGCCCTTGCCGAACGGACCACCAAGGCGACCAAGGAGATAGGCGCCATGATCAAGGCGATCCAGGACGAGACCAAGGCCGCGGTAAGCGCCATGGAGGAGGGGGTTGCCGAGGTGGAAAAGGGGACTGAATTCTCCCAACGCTCGGGAGAGGCACTGCAGACCATACTGAAGCAGATCGGTGAGGTCTCCACGCAGATCAACCAGATCGCAACGGCCGCCGAGGAGCAGACCGCCACCACCGGCGAGATCACCACAAACGTGCAGCAGGTGACGGAGGTGGTGCAGCAGACCGCCAGCGGGGCCGCCGAAACGGCTGCGGCCGCGAGCCAGCTCGCCTCCAACGCCAAGGTCCTCGAAGGGCTGGTCAGGCAGTTCCGCCTGTAG